TTCCCGAAATCTCTTAGTCCTTTCCAGCCTTCCGTGcatctttgattttggggaAAATTCCTATGACTTCCATTTTTCAGCATGCTAATGATATATAATCCCCTATCTAGGTCGATCAAAATTTGCCCGATACATTAATGTCGGAGATTCTACAGGATAATTTAATGATGGACTTTGATGGACTTCCCGATATGAATATGGATCTGAATACTCTTGGCGACAATGGCAACATGCCGAAATCTTTTACATCACTCAACATGATGTCGCCCGTCGGAAATGAACACAACGATGATgggagaaggggaggaaCGAATGATGGGGATGCCcagattgaagaaatcgGGGCGGGTCCTTTACCTGCAGGCTTTGGCGTCCAGCCACCAAATACGAGTAACAGCTCAGTCAATGATTTCACGAGACGACGGAATTGGCAACAAAAGGTGGTTGAAGAGATCAAGGACTTTTTACACGTCTTGACCCCTTTTGGAaagtttgtttttctttcgCCTAGTTGTCAAAGTCTCACTGGATATGCCGCAGAGGAGCTTCAGGGGAAATTTATCGTGGATTACATACATCCAGATGATAGTGCAATGTTTGTGAGGGAGTTCAATGAATCCATTGCATCTGGTAATAAACTGCGATTCTATCTTCGATTTCGCAAGAAGGATGAGTCCTACACAATATTCGAGTGTCACGGACATGCCCACTATGCATCAAGACCCTCGCCAACAGCAGCTCTCCCAGTTCCAGATCCAGATGTCCCGCCTAGAGAAACAGCGGATTATTGTAGAGGCTTTTTTATGATGGCACGGAAATATCCAACAAAGAACGCTATTCTACTGGATTCATTTCTGGAACATAAGACTGAGTTTGAGCGAATGTCAAAGAAAATTAGGGATctcaagagagaagaggaggaagaattcGAAGATAGTGAAAGAACTTGGACGCATCGACAACAATCAGACTCATCTGAGACAATGACCACAGCCATGAGCGCATCCATACCTGCGGATCCGAACCATCCTGATTTCCTAGCGATGCCTCCTCCAGCAAGACCGGACATGTCATATAGCACGTTGACGAAAGCGAATCTCGAGGATGCTATTTCTAATAGACAGCCCGATTctataaaagataaaatgCAACGATACGAGGGTGTTGATACTGTAGAAATGCTCACCGGGTTACAATATCGAGATGGTGAAAGAAGTCAAGGGATTAGTACCGGCGCCCGCAGTCCAGCGTTAATTAGAGGCGATGTTGGGATTGCAATACCAATTGATAAAGATGGCCGTCTAGGggacaagaagaagaagatgaagctggCAGATGAATATGTTTGCGCAGATTGTGGTATGTATCATTTCCAACGCCTCCTCAACCTGAAACTCCGAAGAAAAAGCTTACATTTTGTTCAGGTGTTATGGATTCACCAGAATGGCGCAAAGGCCCCAAGGGTCCCAAGACGCTCTGCAACGCCTGCGGACTTCGCTgggcaaagaaagaaaagaaaccaCAGGCGGGGTCGGCACCAGCGCCTTCAAATACTCTCACGGGACCTTCCCCAGGCTCTTGAAGACACCGTGCCGACTCTTTTAcgaatatgatatgattgatatacaAGGCGTTTCGGTCGAGAGggtttatataatttcagCATGGAGTTTGACGGGGATGGTTTTTTAGAGGGTTTATGACCTTAATACCCACTTGGCTAGTTTTTAAAGGCCGGCGTTTCTCTTTTTACACTTTGAACTGAAAATATCAGATGGTTTAATTTGCGTGTTGGAATTTCAAGAGGGCTACCTAGCTATAGTGGATGGATTTAAAACCATGTCTTTGTCAGTTTAATAGTTGATTTTGTGTACGCTATGCTATGAATGAAGTATCTAGTATTCTCTCATGAGGAAATAAGAGGTTATTGTTTGATGGTGTTTATTGTATCTTTTTTGTGAGTGCTGGTTTGTGCAGTTGTGATCATGATGTCTGGGGACACCATATATATGTGAGGGTTGTAGTATAAGTATAGTATATAGTATAGTAAAGGGGGGTAGGCTAATGAAGGATCATTTTCGCCTATCTGGGTCTATTTGTTCTTCTTGGAGTATCTCTAAATGTGTTGTAttatgggtatgggtatgggtatggatgggatgtgtagatgtagatgtgaaTAAGAATGTTGGTTTTACAGAGCAGATagaggtggatggatggatatctGGCCGGTGATGTATTTATTCTTGAGATTAGTTTGGGagaggggatggggatggggatgggggtgaggatagagatggagatggagatggagatggaaaggggATGGGGTACCGGTAGATACCTATCTAATCCCTTTAAAACAAGTGTTACAAGTATGATTAAGTTAGTGAATAATGCATAATGCATAATGAATACCAGACAGAGTAATAAGAGTACAAGTGTATATTGAGATAGCTCTCAGGATGTGACGAGACGGTATTATATGGATTTCAAAGACGAGAAGGGGTATTGAGATTTGCATGCCGGTGTTGTGAATGAGAGAGGTACTCTTAACATAGGTACTTTTAAAGCAAAATGAAATCTTGCATTTCGTatttcacacttcacacttcacacttcacgGATACATATCCAGATACAGAACCAACGTATTCATACCCGCCCAAGTAACACAATCACCATCTATATCCAGAAACTACAAACAAAACATTTCAATCCAAAACACATAAGTTACTCGATAAATCAACTAACTAACTGACCAACTACCGATAGcgaaaaaatcaaaacaacagaaaagaaatccaaatccatcgtatcgtatcgtatcgttACAAATTCCTCATTCCCTCTCTCGTAGACGCTTCTTCCTTTAACTTAGGATTCTTCTCTGGCGCTTGACGCGTCGCTCCCGCTGCCGAAGGTATTCCTTAGACTCATGTCGCAGCCTTCGACGTTACCCTCTCGCTAACAATCCTAGCTTTGCTTTTCGCCTTTGATGTAATTTTTTCTCCGGCACTTTCGGTCGCATCTCTCACTTTCTCCGTCACTTGCGCGTATACTCCCGCTGCGCTTTTAGCCTTTGAAGCCGCATCCCCAATGGCATCTTCCGCCTGCGATTTCCCGGAAGCATATGCATCGTAGCCACCTTTCATACCGTCTTTAGCTTTTGCCGTCAATTTACTATATGTATCACCAGCGAAACCCTCAGCCTTCGAAGCACCCTTTTCAAAGCCCTCTCTTACAGTATATTGGTAAGCACTAGAAGCCGTTTCCCTTCCCCTCGCCATTGACTCTTTCAAAAACTCCGTGATCGCAACGACGAAACTTGTAAGCCAAGCTACCAATGCTGCCCCCCCAAACACATACAAGAGAACCGCAAGGGCGCCTAGAGATAACAAGCCCAAAACTGCCAAAAGATCTTTAGCTCTTCTATATCTCCTacccaatttcttttttttctgcGCTACGAATTCAAGAAGCGGTTCGACGGGtctatctttttctttgtaaTAAAATATCGCTCCCGCAGTCGTAACGTCAAATACACTCTGTCCATCCATATCACCACCCGGCTTTGAATTTCCCGCCCAGTATCTCTTCGTAATGGGCCATATTGCAATTTTCACACTTGCCTGGTGCGTGTAACCGGGAGGTTTATGATCTGCCAATTTCTTCTGCACATCTTGTAAGCGACGAAGAGCACGTAAGCCGGCATTTGATTCAATGCGTCCAACGCCAGCATTTTTGTAGCCGAGTACATAGCCTTCGGCTCTTGCGCGTTCGGcttccaattcttcaccATCTCGTTGCCAGTTGTTTTGAACGATAGTCTTGGATAAGGTCCAGGAGTTTTGGAAAATGGAGGTGTGTTCTTCGGGCTTGTAAGCAGTGCCGGGGATGAGAGAGACGGTGTGCATGATGGTTGGCGAGATGCGGATGCAGATGGATAGGTAAGCGGCGCTGGATAGTATGTTGTGGAGGGATTGGTAAAGGGCTGTAGCTTTGGGGACGACGGTTTCAGGACGAGCAGGAAGAAGCGTGAGGTAGTTAAAGAGAGGCATGAGCAGGAGTAACACTTGGGCGGTCAGATTTGTGCAATCTTTGTGGAAATTGGGGGTTAGAGATGCTCCGCCCATGAGAGTGCGAATAGATTTGCAGCGAAGTTCCTGACGGCTGTAGCCTACAGAGTAAAAAATGTCAGTTCGTATTGTAGTTAAGGTTTTCATCTGTTGATCCTTGGGATATCATACCTTCACTATCGAGAAGTGCACGATCCAAACCATGAAGAAATTCTTCCCCCTCTTTGGTATTTCCCCATAGAACCGACGCAAAAACCCTGGCCTCTAATATCTTTACAATAATACCGACAATGAGGTATTTTCTTGTACTCGTATCGATCAatatctcatcccatcccccaaCTACAGTATCTGGCTCAGCAACAAGTTCCACATATCTGTAGAACTCCTCCGGCATCCTAATAGCCCAGGGTTCGTGAAACTCTGACTGTAATTCTTGAAACCCAAAAAATACTGTAGCAAAATTAACTATCGCTATATACAAATTTGCATACTCATCCTTAAACCAGGCATTACTGCGATCTCCTTGCGGATGTGGAGGATGCTCAAGTTGAAGAGGCATGAAGTGTCTGAAGTCGGCCACGGTAGTAGGTCGTGACTGAGCTCTCCCAAACCATCTTGATACTCTGGACGGCATTTGATTCTTCGCACTTGGGCTGTCAACTTCGGCCAATGCCTCTTTTGCTACCGGAGGAAGAACCTTAGACTTGTTCACTGCTTGAGATGCTGCACTTGCAGGAACCATGTCTGTAACTGGATTGCTGGTTAGGTCATTGAGCAGTGTAAGTCCTTTCGATTTATCACCCTCCTCTCGCACCGCCAACAATGCATCTCGGGCTTTATTTCTCCGTTCTTGGATTAATTTTCGGTTCACTATTTGACTGCCAACTAGTCGCGGTGCATTCCGGAGGGTTGCTCCTGTTGtttgaaataaaacattTTTGTCGGCCTCGCCAGGAAGTCTGTCCTCGTCGTCCACATCATCAAGATTCTTGAAATTGGTTCGATTTCGTAGGAACGACataatgatgaagatgattagACAATTACAATATGTGTAGCATTTAGGTTGGAATTTCACGATATTGCAAAATCGCAACGACAATCGAGGTTTGTAtgtaacaaaagaaaagagaatgaaggaCAATCATGAAGCGTTCTTCAAAGAAACGAAGAATGCCGGCCATACAAAGGAATTAAAAGCTGGAAGCAATCACCTCTTTTTGTTCCGAATCGAGTCAAATAGTACAACGGAAAGCACTGCAAGGAGTTAAAAAATTGTAAATTGCTTTAGTTTGAAATGTTTGTGGTCTTGTAATCAAGAGTTCGGCTCCCTGACGTCTTGCTACCAATCCTTAGTCATAAGATTTGGCCTTGATAGCAAATTCGTTGACGACAAGAATTCTTCTCCCCTAAAAAGTCTATATTAGCAATCATTCTTGAACACATTAACAAAAGGTATTACCTTACTGATGAGCTGTACATTCAATTTCCACGTCGGTCCCGAGTGGCAATTGGTGTACCGCAACGCAAGTCCTGACTGGCTTGGGATCCTTATGGAAGAATTCTGCATAGACTTTGTTCATGGCTGCAAAATTCTGCATGTCGGTTAGGAAAACATTGACTTTGACAACGTTTTCAATACTACTGCCAGCGGCCTCCAGAACCGCCTGAAGGTTCAGCAGTGCTTGTCTCTAGATTTGTTCCTTAATAAGATTGACTTCGAATCTGTAGACAGGATTGAAGACATACGGTTCGATCAGCAACACCTCCTTCGACAAGCTTCATTGTAGCGACATCCATCCCAATGCTACCGGAGCAATAAACCATTCCTTGACATTTGATGGcttgggagaagaagggCAATGGCGGTGGTGCCTTGTCGGTCGAAACAGCTTCTTTTTGGGGCATGGTGTATAATTTATTTCCTAAGCTTTCAATAATTGGATCAAGTAACTGTAGTTTGGTAGGAATGATGAAGTGTTTGACATTGATGTTgacgttgatgttgatgttatCTTACGAATAGCCGTTGTTGGAAATAGGAAGGTGGGGGATGATGGGGCAAACACAAAGATGGCGGGGTATAGCTTTCATCGTCGTGGCTTTTCAACCCAATATGATACATAGGGATCTTGTAGGCCAACCAGTTACACCTTGGAATTTTTACTCTATTTGAGACAATTAGTTATACTCAAGCCGTATTCGCAAAagatttctctctttctagTTTTTGCACAAGATACTGACAGTTGTGACGTCATAATACTTAAGAAGAGAGCatataatatgaatatgagtATGTGCAACACAATTGCTCGGTATGTATCTTCAAGAGGATTAATTTGTTGTCTTGAGGATATATCTGTTGGATTGTATATCTCTTGTTGGCACATTTTGAGTCGTCGAACATGAGGCTTTCTCACGTGCCACGAGCAAGGGCTCCCGGTGACCCCGCACAAGATCCAATTATCCTCGGCATCTCGAGATTCTACATGTCATGTTTGAGTTGGAGGATTATTTTGAACGCTTCTTTTACAGCTGTTATGTACTTACTCTAATTGCTCTAGATTCACAATTTTTATCTTCAGCTTGCTTTATACATTGTTGAATTTGGTGATTCAAGGAGGCGCCGACTACTTCATACTTATTCCAAACTTGGACACAGAAGTACATGCGAACTTCTCATGCCACGGTTCTTCAAAGTTCGATAATAGAAGAAATCAAGTTCTAAACACatcattatatcaaatcCTCAAGTAGATTTAGACAACCGAACATGACTCCCTCACTTCCAAACTCCTACTCAACCCTTCCTTTCCAACATATCTGCGTCTCTCACATACCTGAGTCTTCGCCCACACCCACTCCGACCATTTTGATCACATTATATCGACCAGGAAAACACAATGCTTTCACAGACACTATGGCCGAAGATCTTGAAACagttttcaatcttttgtcACTTGATCCTAGAGTGAAATGTATTGTCGTGACTGGCCACGGAAAGATGTTTTGTGCTGGAGCGGATTTGGAAGCCGGATTGTCGTATGAGAATGATACGGCATTGACGCATCGGGACGGTGGTGGGAAGGTGcgtgttttgttttttcgCGTCTTGGAGGGGTGTTCAACTTCTCGCATCCTTTGGTGCAGATTTTGTTGATTAATCCCCTTGTTTAGGTAGCACTAGCTATTCATAGATGTACGAAACCTACGATTGCGGCTATCAATGGGTGAGTAATACAACTAAATTCGCCTAATTTGATGTCTTCTGAGCATAACTAACGCTTTCGTAGCTCGGCTGTTGGTGTTGGCATAACCGGTAAGCATGAAGCCTACCCCCATCGGATACCTAATTCTGATTCCAATCTCATTCTTACACAACAACGCTTTTCTAATCCACCCCAGTGACCCTCCCCACCTCTATTCGTATAGTTTCTTCTACAGCTAAAATTGGATTTGTGTTTGCCCGTCGTGGTATCATAATGGAAGCATGTTCCTCCTACTTCCTCCCCCGTCTTATCGGCCTCTCCCGCGCTATGCACCTCACGACAACTGGCTCAATATACCCATCAAcatcccctcttctctcGTCTCTCTTCTCCGAGATCTTGCCACACGAACAAGTTCTTCCACGTGCGTTGGAACTCGCAAATGACATCGCTCAAAATACAAGTGCGGTTTCAACTGCAGTTATGAGAGATCTGATGTGGAAAGGGCCAGGAACGGCGGAAGAAACACATCTTTTGGACAGTAAGGTTTTGTTGGAGTTATTCAAAGCGGGGGATAAGAATGAGGGGATTAAGAGTATGTGATTCATTTTCGTAGATAAAACTTTGGGATCATGCTGATTGGTATGTTAGGCTTTatggaaaaaagaaaccctGACTTCAAGGACAATATGCAAGAGAATGCACCAGGTGTCTGGCCATGGTGGAAACCGGTTGATACTAAACCTCCGActacaattgaagaattgaccCAGAAATTGAAGACAACGGAGACGGAACTGGGTAAGCCTAAACTTTAAGTTTGCACTATTGGCTTTTGCATAGATGATATATAAGCTTCTCAGGACTGTTTGAACTATGAACACCAACTCCTAGGAGCAAAATGTGCGGGAAAAAATGAAGACAACGACTAGTTTTGTTGGTATCCAGTGAACCCCCCATGAAAGTGTCCTGTGAGGTGAGATAAAGTGCGGCGAAAGGTGAAGACAAGGGCAAGGGTGCAACACAGGGTTAGGCAGCTTATCAGTGGGCAGGAGAAAATAGGGAGTCAACGCTTCTGTGACTTAATTATGAATCTCGACATCGATCCAAGTGTATCTATACAATGGCGTGTTTCAATATACTGAACTCACTGCCCGtgtagaaagaagaattatGTCAATCTACACGTTAATCGAAATTGTCTTTCTGTTGTAACTAGAAAGTCGCAGTGAGACAAAGCAAAAACCGAACTCGTTCAAACATATAACAAGTAAATTGCGGCAATCAGGATTTGTTCAACGCCAGCGTAGACTGCGCAAGCAAACGTTAGATGGTGTTGATGGTGATGACCGACAAATAAGAAGTGACAACGAAAACGAAACGGTCTCGATGACAGGTGACGATGGTTGGCAAACGTTGATATTCTGGTATAACACCGGCATATACGTCCGAAATTGACCTGCTTTGATATTGTGAAATATCAGAATGATACAATCCGTATCGGTAGTAGAAGGACTCGTAACAATGAAATCTTTCCTCCAAAATTCGTACCCAGATATTGCCCCAAATCACATTTCATCATATTCGCAACCACACCGACGGTCAAATATGATTGAGTGGAAAGCTAGCTAATCCATAGGAGTAGCCTCTACCGTGCTATCAAACTATGGCACGGGAGGAAAGCCCACGCCTGCTTCACTTTCGCTCTTTTATATGGTGATTCTTGAGAGGAAGTCTGGCAGTGGGGCAGTATGAGAAGGgagaaacaagaaaagtGATTGCGTTGTGGATGGGTTTCGCTTTGACACATAGTAGCTATTCTAGATAGGCAGGCTTAGAAAAACCGAGCTTACAATATCTAGTTTAAGGAAGGTGGTACTTGGTTAAACAGGAAGTAGCTTGGTTCCACTTGGAATCTTGACTTACAATACTGCAATTATCATTTACTTCACTTTATACTCtgaatattttttttttggattatttattttcattcaaGATGTAGTGGCCTTTGTGTTTCTCCCCACAGCTATGTTGTCGGTCATTGTTGACATTTAATGGCGCGTCGCATGACCGATCTGAAATCAGACATGAGGGATTTTAAACACCCTTACGCCACGAACGCCTGCCGGTTTGTGCCATTTCTCAAATCAAAGATGGACAGCCTCCATAGTCTGAAAGTAGTCGGAAGCGTATCGATCTGCCatgtttcctcttcttggACAGCTAGATCGTCTTATACGTCGACACAGTGGAGCTAGATCTTCGTTATGGGCGAGTCGTTCGAATAAGCCCCTGAACGTATTCATACAATGCATACATTGACTAATTTGCATATAGTCTCATGTGCAGGCGGCATTCAGAATTGACCTAAATCGGCATGCACGAAGAGCGTTACCCAGCATTCCTATACACTCACGATTGGTCCATCAACGCTTTGTACTGcatctcctcatcttgtTGTCTTTTCTGTTCATCCTTTTTGGCAGCCTCGGTATTGTCTGCCATAGCCTGCTTCATTTCTTCAGCGTCCTGTGCACCTAGCACATCTTTGACAACATCTATAATCCCCCACTGTTCATTTTCGTCTGGAAATCTCAgctccaattcttcaataatgatattcaaattctccaTTGATGTTGGCCGATGGTTGATAATCATAAGGATTTCGGCTTTGGTCAAGTCATAGGGACGAAGCTGTTCAAGGAGATTTCGAATTGTATCTTCATTATATGGACATGGTTTTTGTGCGAGAGGCGATGGTGCTTCCTCGAGGTATTGCATTAACTAAAAAAAGATCAGTTCTAGATTTACGACACATGGCGAAGCAAGGTGCTACCTCTTTGATAACATTGTCAAGATTTCCGGGCCTCCTTCCTCCTGTGCGGTGTTTCTTCTGAATGTCCTTCAAATGAGTGTAAACCTCGAAATTGCTAAGGGTCGCGGATTGGGCTTCTAGAATCTTCATGGCTGTTTGGATCCCTGGCGTACTAGTGTGTTGCAACTGACAGCTAGACGTTACCTAGTCCTCCCAAGACGTTACGTTGTATTATGTGGCTCTTCGTAAACGGGCGTTGATTGTTGGATCACAATCGTCAGCCTTGAGGAGAAATAATTTGCGAGTTGACCATCTCATGCAAAACATTTTAAGCGAGTTCAGCCTCGTGCTGCGGGGTCTCGATGGGGTTTAATTGCTTAACTCTAATAGGCTAAGCACGTCACCAGATCTG
The Botrytis cinerea B05.10 chromosome 5, complete sequence DNA segment above includes these coding regions:
- the Bcwcl2 gene encoding Bcwcl2, whose translation is MSEGDTSMNMNNLNLDPTDFLQQHHHAANLGSIDRALSASQVDQNLPDTLMSEILQDNLMMDFDGLPDMNMDLNTLGDNGNMPKSFTSLNMMSPVGNEHNDDGRRGGTNDGDAQIEEIGAGPLPAGFGVQPPNTSNSSVNDFTRRRNWQQKVVEEIKDFLHVLTPFGKFVFLSPSCQSLTGYAAEELQGKFIVDYIHPDDSAMFVREFNESIASGNKLRFYLRFRKKDESYTIFECHGHAHYASRPSPTAALPVPDPDVPPRETADYCRGFFMMARKYPTKNAILLDSFLEHKTEFERMSKKIRDLKREEEEEFEDSERTWTHRQQSDSSETMTTAMSASIPADPNHPDFLAMPPPARPDMSYSTLTKANLEDAISNRQPDSIKDKMQRYEGVDTVEMLTGLQYRDGERSQGISTGARSPALIRGDVGIAIPIDKDGRLGDKKKKMKLADEYVCADCGVMDSPEWRKGPKGPKTLCNACGLRWAKKEKKPQAGSAPAPSNTLTGPSPGS